Genomic window (Devosia chinhatensis):
GGGGGCAGGGGCCATCATTCCCGGACCAGTTCGGGGGGACCGGCATGCTTTCGCGTTTGAAGGATTTTCGGGCCGACCGCCGCGCCACGGCGGTCATAGAATTTGCCCTGCTCACACCGGTCTTTCTACTCATGCTGATGGGCATGCTGGCCTATGGCATCTATTTCGGGGCGGCCCATGCGCTGCAGCAATTGGCGGCCGATACCGTGCGCACCGCTCTTGCCGGCGTCGATGAGGGCGAAGGGCGGGCGCTGGTCGAAGCGTATCTGCGCCGCAATGCCGGCGCCTACATGCTCATTGATCCCGAGCGGCTGAGCTACGAGTTCGACGTTCCCGCCGGCAATGCGGACCAATATCGGGTGCGCCTGCTTTACGACGCCAGCGACCTTCCGATCTGGAATCTCTACCCGCCCCTGCCGCTGCCCAGCCCTCAGATCGTGCACGGCGCCACCATCAGGCGAGGCGGCATATGATCTGGCAGCGTTTCCTACGCGACGAGCGCGGCAACATGGCCATCCTCTTCGCCTTTGCCTTCATGCTTTCGGCATTCGTCTCCGCTCTCGCGGTGGACGCTGCCTCCCTCTACCAGGAGCGCCGCCAGATCCAGGCCGGCGTCGACCTGGCAGCGATCTCGGCGGCGGCCCACCCCCCGCGCGCCGCCGAGATCGCCCGATCCGTGCTGGTCGAGGCCAGGCTCCTTGCCCCGGCCAGCACGGATGGACTGATCGTGCGGGTGGGACGCTACGATCCGGCGCTGCCGCTCGGGCAACGCTTTCGCGCCGATGCGCTGCCGCTCAATGCCGTCGAGGTGACGCTCGAACGCACCGGAAATCTGCATTTCGCCGCCGGCTTTTCAGCGCCCCCGCTCATGTCCGCCACTGGCCTGGCGACGGTGACCCCACAGGTGTCCTTTTCCATCGGCTCGCGGCTCGTCAGCCTCAATGGCGGCCTCGGCAACGCCGTCCTGAGCGCGCTTCTGGGCACCTCCGTGTCGCTGTCCGCCATGGATTATCAGGCGCTGGCGGCAGCCCGCATCGATGCCTTTTCCTTTCTTGACGCGTTGGCGCTCGACATGGGCGTCACCGCCGGCTCCTATGCCGATCTCCTTGCCATGGAGGCCAATACCGGCGCCGTGGCTCGTGCCTTGGCCACCCTCAGCAACGGCGCGGCGCGCACCGCCCTGACGGCCCTCGCCACGCATGGCCCGGGCCGCAGGCTCTCACTGGGCAAACTGGTTGCGCTCGGCCCGCTGGCCCGGCGCGAAATCGGGGCCACCGGCTCGAATGGGCTGGGCATCGGCTTTTCCGCCCTCGATGTCCTCTCCGGCGCAGCAGCTCTCGCCAATGGCGCCAACCAGGTGTCCCTGTTCCTGGGCGCCGGCGTCCCGGGGCTTGCCCGGCTCGATCTCGCCCTGCGCATCGGCGAGCCGCCGCAGGGCGGCAGCTGGTTTGCCGTGGGCGCCCAAGGCAAGGTGCTGCGCACCGCCCAGACGCGGCTGCGCTTTCGCGCCGAACTCCTGGGCGGGCCGGTTCTCGGTGGCGCCGCCGTCTCCGTGCCGCTCTGGCTCGATCTCGCCCATTCCGAAGCCATGCTCGTTTCGGCCACCTGTCCCGGTCCCACTGCGCCCCGGGGCAGTGCCACGCTCGCCGTGCGGCCCGGCCTCGTGCGGCTGGGCCTGGGCGAGATGAGCGATGCGGCCCTGTCCACCTTCGGCACGGTTCCGTCTTCGTCGTCCGCCCGGCTCATCGACGTGCTGCTGCTGTTGCGCGTCAACGCCTCGGGCCGGATCGACATGGCCCAGAGCCAGCCGATTGCCCTGACCTTCACCTCCGCCGACATTGCCGCCAATGCGGTGAAGACGGCGCGCACCACCACGCTCGCCGCCTCGCTCTTCGGCTCGTTGTTTTCTTCTCTCAAGATCGAGCCCACAATTCTGGGCATTCGCCTCGGCCTCGGCTCGGAAGGAGCGATCGTCGAGGCGCTCCGGGCGCTGTTGATGCCCCTGGCCCCGGTCCTCGACCTGACGGTCAATGGCGTCCTCGCCACGCTTGGCCTCGGTCTTGGCGAAGCCGATATCCGTGTCCATGCCGTGCGCTGCGACAATCCCGTTCTTGTCGGCTGATCCCCATTGACGTCCCGCTTTAGTGTGATAGATATATAGCACACTATTAGAGCGAGACACATGGATGACTTCCACGCGAGCCAGCCGATCTTTGTCCAGATCCGGCAAAGGCTGATCGAGATGATCCTGCGTCGGCAGGTCGAGCCGGGCCAGGCCTTGCCATCGGTTCGTCAGATCGCCGCCGATCTCTCGGTCAATCCACTCACCGTCACCAAGGCGTTCGAAGCCCTGGTCGATATCGGCGTGGTCGAGAAGCGGCGCGGACTGGGCATGTTCGTCGCCGATGGCGCCCGCGAAAACCTGCTCGTGCACGAACGCGCAAAGTTCCTGCACGAGGACTGGCCCCGCATCGCCGCCCAGATAAGGGCGCTGGAGCTGGACCTGCCCAGCCTGCTCTCGACACCGTCCCAGCCTGATGAGGCGCAGAAATGACTGACAATCCCATGATCGAACCGATCGTCACCGCGCGAGGCCTGCGCAAGTCCTTCGGCCGCAAGCCGATCCTGCATGGCCTCGATTTCGACATTCCCCCCGGCCGCATCTACGGCCTGATCGGCCATAACGGGGCAGGCAAGACCACCACGCTCAACGCCATGCTCGGTCTCACCTCCTATGAAGGGACCATCCGCGTCCTGGGCGAGGACCCCTTTGCCCACCGCCCCCGGCTGATGGAACACGTCGCGTTCATTTCCGACGTGGCCAGCCTGCCGCGCTTCCTCAAGGTGCGCGAGCTCTTCGCGCTGCTCACCGATATTCATCCCCGCTTCAGTCCGGCCAAGGCCCAGTCCTTCCTCGAAGGCACCGATCTTCGGCCCGACATGAAGATCAAGACCCTGTCCAAGGGCATGCTGGCGCAATTGCACCTCGCGGTGGTCATGGCCATCGACGCCCGGCTGCTCGTGCTCGACGAGCCGACCCTGGGCCTCGACATCACCTATCGCAAGCGCTTCTACCGCCGCCTGCTCGAGGATTACATGACCGAGCAACGCACGCTGATCATCACCACCCATCAGGTGGACGAGATCGAATTCATGCTCTCCGACGTCATGTTCATCCGCGATGGCGCGCTGATCCTGCACATGCCCATGGAAGCGGTCGGCCAGACCTATTGCCAGCTCGTCGCCAACGAACCCGACCAGCAGGCCCAGGCGCGCGCGCTTGGTCCCGTCTATGAGGAAACCCGCTTCGGCCAGACGGTGATGATCTTCGATGGCGTCGACGCCACAAGGCTCGAGCCGCTCGGCCGCGTCTCCACCCCGACCATTTCGGACCTTTTCGTTGCGCTCATGCAGCGGCCCACCGCCAATCCGGAGACCGCCCGATGAAGGCCTTCTTCGCCCTCGTGCACCGCGAATATATCGAACATCGCGGCGCTTTCCTCATTGCGCCGCTGGTGCTGGTCGCCCTGGTCTTCGCGCTGACCATCCTCGCCTTCAGCGTCAATCGCCTCGACACGCGCTTTTCCGGCCAGATGCTCACCGTCGTGCCCAATTGGGTGTTCGAAGCCGGCTTTGCCGGCCTCGCAGTCGCCTGGCTCGCCTATCTGGGCTTCGTCATGTTCTTCTACTGCGCCGATGGCTTTGCCGCCGACAAGCGCGACAATGCCATGCTGTTCTGGAAATCCATGCCGGTTTCCGATTTCAAGGTGCTCATGAGCAAGCTCGCCGCGGCTCTCACCGTGCTTCCGGGTTCGGTGTTCGGCGTGGCCCTGATCTCCATCCTGCTCATGTTCGGTGTCGCCTATGTCACCATCATGATCGCCGGCCTGGGCACTGGTGCGCTTTTGGGCAATATCGCGCTGATCTTCGGGCAGATGGCGCTGGTCTATCTGGTCGTGCTGGTCTGCGCGCTGCTCTGGTATCTGCCCTATATCGCCCTGGTCGGCGCCATGGGCAGTGTGGTGGGGCGCTGGGCCATTCCGCTGACCCTGCTTCTGCCCACCCTGGTTTCGGCGCTCGAATGGGTGACCCTGGGCGGCGCCCATCCCTTTGCCACCCGAACCTCTTCCTTCCTCGAATATCGCAGCCAGATGCCGGTCTCGCTCGATCATCTCGACCGGGTCTTCGAAGGCCAGGAGCCGTTCAATGCAACACTCTTCGCCACCGATTTCCTGCAGAAATTCGATTGGACGCAGGTGGGCATCGGCGCTGTCTTCGCCCTGGTGATGATCTGGCTGGCCGCCCAATATCGCCGTCGCGCCGCCGCCAACTGACACGCGGGACCCATGCCCCGCGTCCTGCGCCGCGCTCCGGTCCGGAGTGCGGCGTTTTTCTGGTCTGCCAATCGTGCTAGAGCCGCCCGGTTCCGGAGATAAGCCTTATGACCCTCCCCAAGATCGTCAGCTTCTGGCATGGCCCGCTGAGCTGGCTGGAAGTGCTCAGCATCACCTCTTTCCTCAATCGGGGTCACGAGGTGCTGGTCCATTCCTATGATCGGCCTGCCGATCTGCCCCAGGGGGCACAATGGTGCGACGCGCAGAACCTGCTGCCGCGCGACAAGCTGGTCTTCTACAAGGGACGTGGCACGCCTGGCGTCTTTTCCGATCATTTTCGCTACGCAGCCCTGCGCGCAGGCCTGGGCATCTATGCCGATCTCGACATCTATTGCCTGCGCCCTCTTTCCGGCCCCTTCGATTATCTCATGGCCTGGGAGCGGCCCGGATCGGTCAATGGCGCGGTGCTCTCCATGCCGGCCGATGCGCCGCTGCTCGACGATCTCGAAGCCATTTTCGAGCCCGGCCCCCGGCCATTGCTCGAGCCGCACCTGCCCCCCGTGCGGCGCATCGAGGTGGCGCTGCGTCGCCTGTTCGGCGATCGGGTCACGCCCGAGCACATGCAATATGGCGCCACCGGCCCGATGGCGCTGACCCATTATGTCAAAAAGCACGGCCTCGTGCACAAGGTGCGCCCCAGCGCCACCTTCTATCCCGTACCCTATGAAGGCATCCCGGCGCTCATGCAGCCGGGGTCGAGCCTCGACACCGCCATCAAGCCGGAAACGCTTGCCATCCACCTCTGGCGCAGTCAGCTCACCGACCGGGGCCGGGCCGACATGCCCCTTCCGGCGCCCGGCAGCGCCCTGGCCGAACTCTGCCGACGCGAAGGGATCGATCCGGCTGTCCCGCTCGGAGCCGGATTGTCTCTCCGCTGATCCTGCTCTCTCGGAGCCTCACACCCTGTCGGGAACCGCGAGGGCGCCGACGCATTCTCCTAACTTGCGAATGATTTGCAATTGCATTATATCAGGCGCATGGAATTGGAGTTCTCGATGCCGCGTGCCCTTTTGCCTGCCTTGCTGGTTTCCGTTGCGCTGATCCTGCCCGCCGCTGCGCAGGAGCGCATCAAGGCCGTTACCTCATTCACCATCCTGGCCGACATGGCGCAGAACGTGGCTGGCGATGCAGCCGAGGTGGTCTCCATCACCAAGCCCGGCGCCGAGATCCACAATTACCAGCCCACCCCGGGCGATCTTCTCGCCGCCCAGGATGCCGATCTCGTGCTGTGGAACGGACTCAATCTCGAACAATGGTTCGCCCAGTTCCTCGATAATCTTCCCGATGTGCCCAATGCCGTCCTCAGCGAGGGCATCGAGCCGATCGGCATCGGCGATGGTCCCTATGCGGGTCGTCCCAATCCCCATGCCTGGATGTCGCCGTCCGATGCCCTGATCTATGTCGACAATATCCGCGCCGCTTTCGCCGCCGTCGATCCGGCCAATGCCGAGATCTACGCAGCCAATGCAGAGGCCTATGCCCAGGCGATTACCGCCACTGTCGAGCCGATCCGTGCCGCTCTGGCCGAAGTCCCCGAAGAGCGGCGCTGGCTGGTCACCTCCGAAGGCGCCTTTTCTTATCTCGCCCGCGATTTCGGGCTGCGGGAGCTTTATCTCTGGCCGATCAATGCCGATCAGCAGGGCACCCCGCGCCAGGTGCGCGAGGTCATCGACGCCGTGCGCGAAAACGATATTCCGGTCATTTTCTCCGAATCCACCATTTCTTCCCGCCCGGCCGAGCAGGTCGCGCGCGAAACCGGCATCCATTATGGCGGGGTGCTTTACGTGGATTCGCTTTCCGAGCCCGATGGCCCGGTGCCGACCTATCTCGATCTGCTGCGCGTCACGGCCAGCACCATTGCTGCGGGCCTGATCGATGAGTGAAGACAGGGGCCTGCTCGTCAGCGACGTGACCGTCGCCTATCGCAATGGCACCACCGCCTTGCGCCATGCCAGTTTCACTGCACCGCGCGGCTCCATCACCGCCCTTGTCGGCATCAATGGGGCCGGCAAGTCCACGATCTTTAAGGCAATCATGGGTTTCGTGCCGCTGGCGGGCGGCGAAATCTCCATTCTGGGCCGGCAGGGCCATCGGGCACAGCGGCAAAATCTCGTCGCCTATGTGCCCCAGTCCGAGGAAGTGGACTGGAATTTTCCGGTCCTTGTCGAGGACGTGGTGATGATGGGCCGGTTCGGGCACATGAACTTGTTCCGGATGCCGCGCCGGATCGACCGCGATAAGGTTGCCGCGGCCCTGGCACGGGTCGATATGACCGATTTCGCCCGCCGTCAGATCGGCGAATTGTCCGGCGGCCAGAAAAAGCGCGTCTTTCTCGCCCGGGCCCTGGCACAGGAAGGCGAAGTGATCCTGCTCGACGAGCCCTTTACAGGTGTCGACGTCAAGACGGAGGACGCCATCATCGCCCTGCTGCGCGCCCTGCGCGACGAGGGCAAGGTCATCCTCGTCTCCACGCACAATCTGGGCTCGGTCCCCGAATTCTGCGATCGCACGGTCCTCGTCCGGAACACCGTCCTCGCCCATGGCCCCACCGCCGAGATCTTTACCCGCGAGCGGCTCGAAGAGGCCTTTGGCGGCGTGCTGCGCCATTTCGTTCTCTCCGGCGCCGGCCTGCACGACGACGACGATCCACGCCATCTTTCCGTTCTCACCGACGACGAACGTCCATTGGTGTTCTATGGCGAAAAGGGCAGGGAAGCCCACCAGAACCGGGGTAGTGATCTGCCATGATCGAGACCCTGCTCGAGCCCTTTGCCTATAATTACATGGTCAACGCCATCTGGGTCTCGGCGCTGGTGGGCGGCATCTGTGCCTTCCTGTCGGCCTATCTCATGCTCAAGGGCTGGTCGCTGATCGGCGACGCCCTGTCTCATTCCATCGTTCCGGGCGTCGCCGGCGCCTATATGCTGGGCCTGCCCTTTTCGCTCGGCGCCTTCCTCTCTGGCGGCCTTGCGGCGGGCGCCATGCTCTTTCTCTCCCAGCGCACGCGGCTGCGCGAGGATGCGGTCATCGGGCTGATCTTCACCACCTTTTTCGGCCTCGGGCTCTTCATGGTGTCGATTTCGCCCACGCCGGTGGATGTGCAGTCCATCGTTTTGGGCAATATCCTGGCCATCACCCCCGAGGACATCGTGCAATTGGTCGCCATCTCGGTGGTGACCCTGGCCGTCATGGCAATCATCTGGAAAGACCTCATGGTCACCTTTTTCGATGAAAGCCATGCCCGCTCGATCGGGCTGCGGACCACCTGGCTCAAGGTAGTGTTCTTCACCCTGCTCTCGGCGGCCACCGTGGCGGCCATGCAGACCGTCGGCGCCTTCCTCGTCATCGCCATGGTCGTCACGCCCGGCGCCACCGCCTATCTCCTGGCCGATCGCTTTCCCCGGCTCGTGCTCATCGCCATCGCCCTGGGTGTCTCCTGCTCGGCCATCGGCGCCTATCTCTCCTATTTTCTCGATGGCGCCACCGGCGCGGTCATTGTCGTGCTGCAGACCCTGGTCTTTCTCCTTGCCTTCCTCCTCGCGCCCAAGCATGGCCTGCTCGCGGCCCGCCGGCGCATCGCCCGCGAGGTGCAGTAATGGCCTGGTACGAAATGGCGCTCTGGCCCTTCCAATTGCCCTTCATGGTTCAGGCCATGCTCATCGCCGCGCTCGTGGCGATCCCCACCGCGCTGCTCTCCTGTTTTCTCGTGCTCAAGGGCTGGTCGCTGATGGGAGACGCCATCTCACATGCCGTGCTGCCCGGCATCGTCTTGGCCTACATCGCCGGCATTCCCCTCGGCGTCGGCGCTTTTGCCGCCGGCATGGTCTGCGCGCTTTCCGTCGGTTTTCTCAAGGAAAACAGCCGCATCAAGGAAGACACCGTCATGGGCGTGGTCTTTGCTGGCCTCTTCGGGCTGGGCATCGTGCTCTACACCGCCATCCGCACCGACGTGCACCTCGACCATGTCCTGTTCGGCAACATGCTGGGCGTGGGCCAGGCTGATCTTGTCACCTCCGGCATCATCGCCATCGTCGTGGTTCTGGTCATCGCCGCCAAATGGCGCGACCTTATGCTCTTCATTTTCGATCCCCAGCAGGCCGGCGCCATCGGCCTGCCGGTGCGCCTGCTCCATTACGGCCTGCTGGCGCTGATTTCGCTGACCATCGTGGGTGCGCTGCAGGCCGTCGGCATCGTGCTGGTCATTGCCCTGCTGATCGCGCCCGGCGCCATCGCCTTTCTGCTCACCCGCCGCTTCGGCGTCATGCTCCTGATCGCCACGGCCATATCCCTGTCCGCAAGCCTGCTCGGCGTCTATCTCAGCTTCTTCATCGACAGCGCCCCCGCGCCCACCATCGTCTTGCTGATGAGCCTCTGCTTTGTCGTGGTCCTCCTCGCCACCCAGCGCAAGACCGTCG
Coding sequences:
- a CDS encoding GntR family transcriptional regulator translates to MDDFHASQPIFVQIRQRLIEMILRRQVEPGQALPSVRQIAADLSVNPLTVTKAFEALVDIGVVEKRRGLGMFVADGARENLLVHERAKFLHEDWPRIAAQIRALELDLPSLLSTPSQPDEAQK
- a CDS encoding TadE/TadG family type IV pilus assembly protein, which produces MLSRLKDFRADRRATAVIEFALLTPVFLLMLMGMLAYGIYFGAAHALQQLAADTVRTALAGVDEGEGRALVEAYLRRNAGAYMLIDPERLSYEFDVPAGNADQYRVRLLYDASDLPIWNLYPPLPLPSPQIVHGATIRRGGI
- a CDS encoding manganese/iron ABC transporter ATP-binding protein, with the translated sequence MSEDRGLLVSDVTVAYRNGTTALRHASFTAPRGSITALVGINGAGKSTIFKAIMGFVPLAGGEISILGRQGHRAQRQNLVAYVPQSEEVDWNFPVLVEDVVMMGRFGHMNLFRMPRRIDRDKVAAALARVDMTDFARRQIGELSGGQKKRVFLARALAQEGEVILLDEPFTGVDVKTEDAIIALLRALRDEGKVILVSTHNLGSVPEFCDRTVLVRNTVLAHGPTAEIFTRERLEEAFGGVLRHFVLSGAGLHDDDDPRHLSVLTDDERPLVFYGEKGREAHQNRGSDLP
- a CDS encoding pilus assembly protein TadG-related protein, with product MIWQRFLRDERGNMAILFAFAFMLSAFVSALAVDAASLYQERRQIQAGVDLAAISAAAHPPRAAEIARSVLVEARLLAPASTDGLIVRVGRYDPALPLGQRFRADALPLNAVEVTLERTGNLHFAAGFSAPPLMSATGLATVTPQVSFSIGSRLVSLNGGLGNAVLSALLGTSVSLSAMDYQALAAARIDAFSFLDALALDMGVTAGSYADLLAMEANTGAVARALATLSNGAARTALTALATHGPGRRLSLGKLVALGPLARREIGATGSNGLGIGFSALDVLSGAAALANGANQVSLFLGAGVPGLARLDLALRIGEPPQGGSWFAVGAQGKVLRTAQTRLRFRAELLGGPVLGGAAVSVPLWLDLAHSEAMLVSATCPGPTAPRGSATLAVRPGLVRLGLGEMSDAALSTFGTVPSSSSARLIDVLLLLRVNASGRIDMAQSQPIALTFTSADIAANAVKTARTTTLAASLFGSLFSSLKIEPTILGIRLGLGSEGAIVEALRALLMPLAPVLDLTVNGVLATLGLGLGEADIRVHAVRCDNPVLVG
- a CDS encoding metal ABC transporter substrate-binding protein, whose protein sequence is MPRALLPALLVSVALILPAAAQERIKAVTSFTILADMAQNVAGDAAEVVSITKPGAEIHNYQPTPGDLLAAQDADLVLWNGLNLEQWFAQFLDNLPDVPNAVLSEGIEPIGIGDGPYAGRPNPHAWMSPSDALIYVDNIRAAFAAVDPANAEIYAANAEAYAQAITATVEPIRAALAEVPEERRWLVTSEGAFSYLARDFGLRELYLWPINADQQGTPRQVREVIDAVRENDIPVIFSESTISSRPAEQVARETGIHYGGVLYVDSLSEPDGPVPTYLDLLRVTASTIAAGLIDE
- a CDS encoding ABC transporter ATP-binding protein is translated as MTDNPMIEPIVTARGLRKSFGRKPILHGLDFDIPPGRIYGLIGHNGAGKTTTLNAMLGLTSYEGTIRVLGEDPFAHRPRLMEHVAFISDVASLPRFLKVRELFALLTDIHPRFSPAKAQSFLEGTDLRPDMKIKTLSKGMLAQLHLAVVMAIDARLLVLDEPTLGLDITYRKRFYRRLLEDYMTEQRTLIITTHQVDEIEFMLSDVMFIRDGALILHMPMEAVGQTYCQLVANEPDQQAQARALGPVYEETRFGQTVMIFDGVDATRLEPLGRVSTPTISDLFVALMQRPTANPETAR
- a CDS encoding metal ABC transporter permease — encoded protein: MIETLLEPFAYNYMVNAIWVSALVGGICAFLSAYLMLKGWSLIGDALSHSIVPGVAGAYMLGLPFSLGAFLSGGLAAGAMLFLSQRTRLREDAVIGLIFTTFFGLGLFMVSISPTPVDVQSIVLGNILAITPEDIVQLVAISVVTLAVMAIIWKDLMVTFFDESHARSIGLRTTWLKVVFFTLLSAATVAAMQTVGAFLVIAMVVTPGATAYLLADRFPRLVLIAIALGVSCSAIGAYLSYFLDGATGAVIVVLQTLVFLLAFLLAPKHGLLAARRRIAREVQ
- a CDS encoding metal ABC transporter permease, whose amino-acid sequence is MAWYEMALWPFQLPFMVQAMLIAALVAIPTALLSCFLVLKGWSLMGDAISHAVLPGIVLAYIAGIPLGVGAFAAGMVCALSVGFLKENSRIKEDTVMGVVFAGLFGLGIVLYTAIRTDVHLDHVLFGNMLGVGQADLVTSGIIAIVVVLVIAAKWRDLMLFIFDPQQAGAIGLPVRLLHYGLLALISLTIVGALQAVGIVLVIALLIAPGAIAFLLTRRFGVMLLIATAISLSASLLGVYLSFFIDSAPAPTIVLLMSLCFVVVLLATQRKTVATV